The Acinetobacter sp. WCHA45 DNA window CAAGTTGGTTCATAGAACCCGTAATCGCCCATGATTGGTCAATTGGAATTTGAGAAATGGCAGAAATTAAAGCTGAAAGTTCTGCAACAGTGGCACTATCGCCATCCACTTGTCCATAGCTTTGCTCAAACGCCAATGCTGCGGAGAAATGTAAGATTTGTTCACGACCAAAGTGTGCTTTTAAGAAGCTTGACATGAGCAACACGCCTTTGGCATGAAGCGAGCCGCCTAACTCGACACTGCGTTCAATATCTAAAATATCACCGCCGCCTTGATAAACGGATGCGGTGAGACGAGAGGGTAAACCGAACTCAACATCTGCATAGTGAATTACAGACAAGGCATTGATCTGACCGAGACGATGCCCTGAAGTTTCAATCAATTGTGTCCCACGCGAAAGATCTTGCCAATATAACTCTCTTAAATAGCCTAAGCGATATTGACGATGATGTAATGCTTGGTTGACATGCTGATCTGTGACGATTTTGTCATCAGCTTTAAAGGCATGATGATGTGCTTCACGAATTAAATCACCGAGTGTAGAGGCATGAAGTGAGAGAGAGCTTTGATCTTCTGCTTGACGACTAGAGTCGGTGAGTAAAGCGGCGAGCGCTGAACGATCAAATGGAAGCAATTTATCGGCTTGAACATAGTCTGCAATCAATTGCATGTAGGCCTGTTCATTGCTGTTATTGCGTTGCAAGGTATCGGTAAAATCTGCTCGAATTTTAAAGACACTGCCTAATTCTGGTTCAACTTCTAAAATTTCATAGTAAATTTCAGGTTCTGCCAGTAAAACAACTTTGATATCTAAAGGAACAGAAGCGGGTTCAATCGAAATGCTGCCCGTTAATGTTAGCATATGTTCTAACGAAGAAAGTTTGAGTTGACCTGATTTCAATGCACGTTTTAAACCTTGCCATGCATAAGGCTGTTCAAGCAATTGCTCTGCTTCAAGCATTAAAAAGCCACCGTTGGCTTGATGCAAAGACCCTGGGCGAATTAAGGTAAAGTCGGTGGTAATCGTACCATTATGTGTAAGTTGCTCAACATGACCCAATAAATTGTAGTGCGTTGGAAAATCTTCGAAAATAACTGGAGCACCACTATTTGGCTTATTGGCAATAATTACATTAGCTTGATAACGTGATGGAACACGATTAAATAAAGCAGGCGTAAAATCATCTTCTTCTTGTTCTAAAATCAGCTCAACATTATCAATAATATCTTCAGCATAATGTTTTAGATATAAGTCGAGACCTTTGACTTCTTTATTTTTATTTAAAATTGACTCCATACGTGGTGTAACCACTTGAGTGGCAATTTCACGGTTTAAAATTGATACTTGATCCCGCGCATCATCTTCCAGATCGCCCAGATGTAAACCCAGACGTTCAAGTTTTTTCTCCATATAACGCATATTGGAGTTGATTTCAGCACGTTCCCTGCTAGTCAATGCGTTCAGGTCATTTTGGGTGAGTTCATGATATTCATTGTCTTTCAACTGCATTGGAATAAAGACATGCTTGTCATTACGGGAAATCAATTTTAAATCGAGTTCCTCACCCTCTTTGGTCAGTTCAACCAATGCCTGTTGCTGTACATCACCCGTATCCTGACGGATACGTTCAATACGGTTGTGATAGGTTTCCGCACTAAAACGGCGTTCCAGCTGCTTTAAGATAATTTGCCATGCCTGCTGCAAGGCATTTTGAAATTTGCTGCCTTGTCCCGCTGGGAAGCGCAGAGCAATCGGTTGTCTTGGGTTCTTGAAATTATTGACATAGACCCAGTCATCAGGGGTAGCCATGGTTTTGGCGTGCTGTTGGAGCAAACGCTTGATCATGGTTCGTTTACCAAGACCAGCCGTACCCACGGCAAAAATGTTATAGCCTGAATAGGGTAAAGAAATCCCTGCCTCGACTGAGGCACGGGCGCGGTCCTGTCCTAAAAAATTATTCAGTGGTTTAATGCGTTTGGTTGAACTTGGAATTTCAGCCAAATCTGGCGTATGTGTCAGTTGGTGTGCATGTAATGCCGTTTTAAGTAGAGTTGCCTGGATGTCGGTCTGTTCAAAAGCACTTGGAAATGAATTGATTTTTGCTGTAATCGTGTTTGTTGGTGTCAAGGATAAAGTTGTTGCGGTCATTTGATCGAGTTTTTGGGTCACTATTGCTATCCAACAAAGAAACGAAAGTTAGGTAATTAAAGGTATACAGTTTTAGGTCCAAAGATCAAGCGAACTTGTGTTTTTTATCGACAAAACAAAACAATAATTTTATTTGATTGCATAAAGCAACTTGCAAGCAAGAGCAAGAAACGATTGAATAGGCACATTCACGCATGTTCATGGAAAATAATAACCAATGACAACTCAAGCTACTGGGTGGGCATCCGCATTTAAAGCTTTTTTAGATCGCCGTGCACTGATTATGCTATTTCTTGGTTTCTCGGCAGGGATACCCATTTTATTGATTTTTTCCAGTTTATCGCTGTGGCTTGGTGAAGCAGGAATTGATAAAAGTGCTGTGACATTTTTTAGTTGGGCGGCATTAGGCTACTCTTTTAAATTCGTTTGGGCACCGTTGATTGATGAATTGCCTGTTCCATTATTAACGAAAAGTTTAGGCCGTCGCCGTGCTTGGTTGTTGATTGCACAGTCTTTGATTATATGTGCAATTTGTATCATGGCATTTTCCGACCCAGCACTTGGACAAAGCTATTTAATTCAAATGGCAGTTGGTGCCGTTTTATTAGGATTCTCGGCAGCGACTCAAGATATTGTCATCGATGCTTATCGTATTGAACTTGCTGAAAGTGAGATGCAAACGGTTTTAGCTTCAACTTACAACGCAGGTTATCGTATTGGGATGATCGTTGCAGGTGCAGGGGCTTTATTTCTTGCTGCTTATTTAGGTACAGCTAAAGGCAATTATATCTATGAAGCATGGAAATATACTTATCTCACCATGGCAGCAGTCATGGTGGTTGGTATTATTACAACTTTATGCATTCGTGAACCTCAAGTAAATCGTGTTTATAAACATTATAAAACTACAGATTACTATCGCTTAGTCTTTGTATTCTTTATTGCTGTTGCAACTTTTGTTGTCAGTTATATTTACTCTGGGAATGTAACAGATGCTACCGCTAAAGCCGCAAATATTAAAGACACCGCAGCTTTATTTGGTTTAGAAGCCCTACGCTTTTTAACTGCTACAGCCACAGCTTTATTGGTTGGTTTTGGTTTAGTTAAAATTGGCGTCGTGAATCAACAAATGGCAAAAGAAACTTGGGTTGCCCCAGTTTTAGAATTCTTCAAACGTTACGGTATTAAACTTGCCTTAGTGCTTTTGCTGCTGATTGGTTTTTTCCGCATCTCAGACATCATTGCAGGAGTGATTTCCAATGTGTTCTATCAAGATCTAAATTTCAGTAAAGAACAAATTGCTGAGGCTGTGAAAATCTATGGTGTGGTCTTTAGTTTAGTTGGTGGTTTTCTCGGTGGTTTGTTAGCGCAACGCATGAACATTATGAAACTGATGTTCGTGGGCGCAGTGTTGGCCAGTTCAACCAATTTAATTTTTATCGGCTTGGTCAAATCAGGTAAACCACTTGCCCCAGTAGAGGTTCAAGTCGGAAATAAACATTATCAAGTGCAAACCGATGATGTTGGATATTGGAAATTACAAGTGCCGAATGACGTCTTGGCAAAAACAAATTCGGTACAGGTAAGTACTCAGTACCAAAATCAGAGCGATACCAATGTAACTCTTGCAATACCATATTTAGTAAATGCCCAGCACGCTCAGATTCAATTATTACCTATCGGTGGTGATGATCAATTAACGGAAAAAGAATTGAAGCAAAGTCTAGTCGTTAAAGGGCAATTAGCAGGGCTTAAAAATGAAGATTTAAATCAGGATAAGCCTGTTATTCTTAAATTAGATAATCAAGAGTTTGCTGCGAAACTGGATGATAAAGGTATATTTACTGGTGCTGTAGATGGAAAGCTATTACAAGCATCTCCCACTAAAACCATTAAAGCTTTTGTTAATTTCAAAAATAATAGTGCAAGCAAGTTATTTGCAACAAGATCATATCGTATTAATACTGCATCACATGTTGAAACCACACTCGATGTCGATATTCAGCCAATTGCTGCGGTCGATCCAAGTCAGTCAGGCACAATAGAACTTTCTGGCAAAGTGATAAAAGGCTATAGTTCATTGTGGCTCTATTTTGCCATTATTGTAGATAATTTAGCTTCAGGTTTGGCAGGTGCTGCATTTATTGCCTTTTTATCTAGCTTAACCAGCGTATCATTTACCGCAGTTCAATATGCAATTTTCAGTTCATTAATGACTTTAACACCCAAATTATTGGGTGGTTATTCAGGAACGATTGTGAGTAATATTGGCTACCCAAATTTCTTTTTAATGACGACTTTAATTGGAATTCCAATTTTGATTCTTGTGGTTTGGGTTGCGAAACTATTGCGTGACCATGAAAACCGAACAACTCAACAGACAGGTGAATAACTATGCGCATGTTACATACGATGTTACGAGTAGGTAATTTAGAACAATCTTTAAAGTTCTACACTGAGGTACTTGGTATGAAATTACTACGCCAACGTGATTATGAAGAGGGGCGTTTTACCTTGGCTTTTGTGGGCTATGGTGATGAAGAAAACAATACTGTGCTTGAGCTGACTCATAACTGGGATACAGCTAGCTATGATTTAGGCAATGCCTATGGTCATATCGCGATTGGCGTAGATGATGCTTATAAAGCATGTGAAGAAATCAAAGCACGTGGTGGAAAAGTAGTACGTGAAGCCGGCCCAATGAAAGGTGGTGTCACGGTGATCGCTTTTGTTGAAGATCCAGATGGCTATAAGGTTGAATTGATTCAACAGGATCAAAATGCACGTAATAATTAATTTCGTATCTTGATCCACAATTTCTAATTTAAAGCCATAGCTTTATTTATACAGCCCAGTATGATGTTTTGATCGAATGGTCAATAATCTCATGTTGGGCTGTATCGTTATTAGCGAACAGATTGGGAAAAGTTATGTTAAAGTTCTTGGCGCTAGATCGTTTCACAATATTATTGATAGCAATGGTAGTACTAGCGACTTTTTTCCCAGTTTCGGGACAGGTTGCGCATTACTTTAATATCCTAACGACAGTTGCGATTGCTATATTATTTTTTTTACATGGCGCCAAGTTGTCACGTGAAGCCGTTATACAGGGAATGCTGCATTGGAAAATGCATGCATTGGTTTTTGCTTTTACTTTTTTGATTTTTCCTGTAATTGGGCTTTTAGCTAAACCTGTTTTGGAGCCGCTTCTTGGGCAACAGTTGTACTGGGGCTTTTTATTTATGTGCTTCTTACCCTCAACAGTACAATCTTCAATTGCATTTACGTCGATTGCAAAAGGGAATGTTGCAGGGGCAGTTTGTAGTGCATCTTTCTCCAATATCATTGGGATGTTTATTACGCCAATCTTAGTGAGTTATTTTATCTTAGGCCAAAGCCAACATGGCTTTGATCCTACGCAATCGATTGTTCAAATTACCTTGTTACTATTGGTTCCCTTTGTTTTAGGTCAGTTACTTCGCCCTTATGTTTTTCCTTATATGATCAAATTACCAAGTTTAGTGAAAGCTTTCGATCAAGGATCAATCTTAATGGTAGTTTACGGTGCCTTTAGCAGTGCTGTAGTTGCAGGCTTATGGCATCAAATCAGTGGATTAGCTTTGCTGTATTTAGTACTTGCATGCTCAGTTTTGCTTACTATTGTAATGTTGCTTGCTTCGTATTTACCAAAATGGTTAGGGTTTAATCATGCAGATCAAGTTACTATTTTCTTTTGTAGCTCTAAAAAAACGCTAGCGAGTGGCGTGCCAATGGCGCAAATTCTGTTTATTGGTCAGCCTTTAGGTATGATTGTATTGCCGATTATGATTTTTCATCAAATCCAATTAATGGTCTGTGGTGTAATTGCGAATCGTTGGTCAAAATCAAAACAAGAATAGTTCGCAAATTTTGATTTATTGGCGTATAATCTTTGCCACTTGTTGGCTTTGCTCTGATCTAAGGGTCTCGGTGAGTCAAAAGAAATGGTCTGTTGTGGTATTGATCTGCGAGTGTTAACACTCTGCTTTCCTCATCTTGAGAGTGATCAATTGCGATAACAGCTTAAGCCTTTCTTACTAAATAGGAGCATCGACCATGCGCGCCGATATTCACCCTAAATACGAAAAATTAGTTGCTACTTGCTCATGCGGTAACGTAATCGAAACTCGTTCTGCACTTGGTAAAGAAACTCTTTATCTTGACGTATGTTCAGCTTGCCACCCATTCTATACTGGTAAACAAAAGAATGTGGATACTGGTGGTCGTATCGACAAATTCAAACAACGTTTCTCTGGTATGTCACGTTCTATCAAACGTTAATATCAAAAGGCATAAAAAAAACGGGCGATATGCCCGTTTTTTTTATGCCTTTTGATATTCCCTCCTTTATCAAAGGAGGGTTAGGGAGGATTTTCTATTGGTCTTGTACGTCAGTTAAACGATCAAGTTTCTTTTGGAAGTAGTTACCTTGCAAGAAGCGGGCTTCGACATTCCATGCATTCGCAAACAAACTCATGTCATTGAGTTCGGTGAGTAAAATCTCAACTTGCTTTTCAGCAATAAAATGAAGAATTTTCTCTTGCAGAATTGCCATTTCTTTTTCAGATACTAGCATCTTCGCTAATTTTCGATGGAAGCTTAAATACTGCGTATCGATCTGTTGAAGAATTGAGTCACTATAAAGAGAATCACCAAAGTTACGAATAGAGATCTCAGCGCCGTGTTGACGAAGTGATGCAATCAGAGATTGAGCCTGTGATAAATTTTGCTGAAGAGCTTGCTCTGAAAACTGCAGAATTAAAGGATGGGCTTGTTTGCTTCCAATAATTGTCAATAATTTAGCGACCAATTCGGATAATTTTCTGTCATTCAATAAAATATGATGATTCAGATTAATAATTAATTTAGCTTTTGGATATTGGGTAATGAAGTTGTGTAATTGTTTACAAGCTTCTACTAATACCCAACGGTCTAACTGAGCCGATAATTCATGATCATCTTTTAGATCACTAAGATCCATCAAGTCTAACCATTGATTATTATGAATAATACCGCCAAATACTTCATAGGTATGAGTGAATTGATCTTGTTTATCATAAAGCTGCTGATATTTTAGATGTATATCACCCTTATCTAATTTGCTTCTGAGCTCTTCTAAAAGATTGACCTCCATCGACATTGAAATTTTATCAGTTGTCAGGCTAATATCACTGTCAATCGATGCATTTTTCAAGACTGGTAGTGCATGCGTAAATGCTTGAGAAATGATTTTCTCAAAATGAGCATCATCTAGTATTTGTTGGTCTAGTTCTTGATAGCCCAGTTTTAAATGTAATGGGAAAGTGTGGTTTTCAGTGACCAATAATTGGGGTTTTTGTAAACCGTTCAAGCCTATAAGCAAAGAGTTTAAAACTGTTTTTGATTCAGCTTGAATAAGCCCAACATACAAAGCCGTTTCTATTTGATAAATTGGAACATTGACTTGTTCTTTAATGAAATTTGCAATATTTGAAAAATAAGCTTTAGTTCCACGCCAGTCAGTTTGAAAAACTTCGTTTGGACAATTATTCAGGCTAAATAAGATGAGCGCATTTGCATTGGCTGGGTGATTTGCTAAATTTCGATTAATTTGTTGCAGTGCTGAGATGATACCAGAGGCTTTTTCACTTTGTACTGAAGTAGTCGTGGCAGTTGCTGCTGAAACAACAGTTGCTGCTGATTCACATTCAATATTCAGTTGTATTTCATCATCATTACCAGAGGGTAAGAACTCAACATGTAAAAGATTATTCTTAACCATTGGATTTTGGGTGCGAATTTCAAAGCGTGCTTGTTCGAATAAGCCTTGGGAAATTCTTTTAAAGCGTAATTTAAACTGGCCTAAATCTTCAGGTTGTAAAATATCAAGTATTGGTAAGCCAATGACGTCGTCTTCGCTGTCGAAACCAAATAGGTGAGCATATTCAGCATTCGCTTTGACATGAATACCTTCTTGT harbors:
- a CDS encoding Lon protease family protein — translated: MTQKLDQMTATTLSLTPTNTITAKINSFPSAFEQTDIQATLLKTALHAHQLTHTPDLAEIPSSTKRIKPLNNFLGQDRARASVEAGISLPYSGYNIFAVGTAGLGKRTMIKRLLQQHAKTMATPDDWVYVNNFKNPRQPIALRFPAGQGSKFQNALQQAWQIILKQLERRFSAETYHNRIERIRQDTGDVQQQALVELTKEGEELDLKLISRNDKHVFIPMQLKDNEYHELTQNDLNALTSRERAEINSNMRYMEKKLERLGLHLGDLEDDARDQVSILNREIATQVVTPRMESILNKNKEVKGLDLYLKHYAEDIIDNVELILEQEEDDFTPALFNRVPSRYQANVIIANKPNSGAPVIFEDFPTHYNLLGHVEQLTHNGTITTDFTLIRPGSLHQANGGFLMLEAEQLLEQPYAWQGLKRALKSGQLKLSSLEHMLTLTGSISIEPASVPLDIKVVLLAEPEIYYEILEVEPELGSVFKIRADFTDTLQRNNSNEQAYMQLIADYVQADKLLPFDRSALAALLTDSSRQAEDQSSLSLHASTLGDLIREAHHHAFKADDKIVTDQHVNQALHHRQYRLGYLRELYWQDLSRGTQLIETSGHRLGQINALSVIHYADVEFGLPSRLTASVYQGGGDILDIERSVELGGSLHAKGVLLMSSFLKAHFGREQILHFSAALAFEQSYGQVDGDSATVAELSALISAISQIPIDQSWAITGSMNQLGQVQPIGGVNAKIEGFYDACKLQGLTGKQGVIIPRQNMQHLMLRQDVIEAVQAGQFHVHAIETIDQALEILMARPVGTLDKKGRYSKNSIYAAVMEQLEYWQAIEDGEAVEDDEPKKKKKRKKTKKDETETKSSEESTVEAKSLKSLRKKNR
- a CDS encoding bile acid:sodium symporter family protein is translated as MLKFLALDRFTILLIAMVVLATFFPVSGQVAHYFNILTTVAIAILFFLHGAKLSREAVIQGMLHWKMHALVFAFTFLIFPVIGLLAKPVLEPLLGQQLYWGFLFMCFLPSTVQSSIAFTSIAKGNVAGAVCSASFSNIIGMFITPILVSYFILGQSQHGFDPTQSIVQITLLLLVPFVLGQLLRPYVFPYMIKLPSLVKAFDQGSILMVVYGAFSSAVVAGLWHQISGLALLYLVLACSVLLTIVMLLASYLPKWLGFNHADQVTIFFCSSKKTLASGVPMAQILFIGQPLGMIVLPIMIFHQIQLMVCGVIANRWSKSKQE
- the rpmE gene encoding 50S ribosomal protein L31, which codes for MRADIHPKYEKLVATCSCGNVIETRSALGKETLYLDVCSACHPFYTGKQKNVDTGGRIDKFKQRFSGMSRSIKR
- the gloA gene encoding lactoylglutathione lyase, whose product is MRMLHTMLRVGNLEQSLKFYTEVLGMKLLRQRDYEEGRFTLAFVGYGDEENNTVLELTHNWDTASYDLGNAYGHIAIGVDDAYKACEEIKARGGKVVREAGPMKGGVTVIAFVEDPDGYKVELIQQDQNARNN
- a CDS encoding EAL domain-containing protein produces the protein MGSIEVRNSLLSKKLKRTETRLLIIDDNQLRYNQVLELFAQQEHQVQAILLDDLKTFEKQLNLPWDIVIFGRAYDLKIEQTLSLIHASAQPSLPILLLEPDDYNSALYQNYIHKGIYDVVNLKAPEEFYISIIRSLSFSRLVQAEHRLLTELEAAQTQAQSLVAETHKAVAILQEGIHVKANAEYAHLFGFDSEDDVIGLPILDILQPEDLGQFKLRFKRISQGLFEQARFEIRTQNPMVKNNLLHVEFLPSGNDDEIQLNIECESAATVVSAATATTTSVQSEKASGIISALQQINRNLANHPANANALILFSLNNCPNEVFQTDWRGTKAYFSNIANFIKEQVNVPIYQIETALYVGLIQAESKTVLNSLLIGLNGLQKPQLLVTENHTFPLHLKLGYQELDQQILDDAHFEKIISQAFTHALPVLKNASIDSDISLTTDKISMSMEVNLLEELRSKLDKGDIHLKYQQLYDKQDQFTHTYEVFGGIIHNNQWLDLMDLSDLKDDHELSAQLDRWVLVEACKQLHNFITQYPKAKLIINLNHHILLNDRKLSELVAKLLTIIGSKQAHPLILQFSEQALQQNLSQAQSLIASLRQHGAEISIRNFGDSLYSDSILQQIDTQYLSFHRKLAKMLVSEKEMAILQEKILHFIAEKQVEILLTELNDMSLFANAWNVEARFLQGNYFQKKLDRLTDVQDQ
- a CDS encoding AmpG family muropeptide MFS transporter, with the protein product MTTQATGWASAFKAFLDRRALIMLFLGFSAGIPILLIFSSLSLWLGEAGIDKSAVTFFSWAALGYSFKFVWAPLIDELPVPLLTKSLGRRRAWLLIAQSLIICAICIMAFSDPALGQSYLIQMAVGAVLLGFSAATQDIVIDAYRIELAESEMQTVLASTYNAGYRIGMIVAGAGALFLAAYLGTAKGNYIYEAWKYTYLTMAAVMVVGIITTLCIREPQVNRVYKHYKTTDYYRLVFVFFIAVATFVVSYIYSGNVTDATAKAANIKDTAALFGLEALRFLTATATALLVGFGLVKIGVVNQQMAKETWVAPVLEFFKRYGIKLALVLLLLIGFFRISDIIAGVISNVFYQDLNFSKEQIAEAVKIYGVVFSLVGGFLGGLLAQRMNIMKLMFVGAVLASSTNLIFIGLVKSGKPLAPVEVQVGNKHYQVQTDDVGYWKLQVPNDVLAKTNSVQVSTQYQNQSDTNVTLAIPYLVNAQHAQIQLLPIGGDDQLTEKELKQSLVVKGQLAGLKNEDLNQDKPVILKLDNQEFAAKLDDKGIFTGAVDGKLLQASPTKTIKAFVNFKNNSASKLFATRSYRINTASHVETTLDVDIQPIAAVDPSQSGTIELSGKVIKGYSSLWLYFAIIVDNLASGLAGAAFIAFLSSLTSVSFTAVQYAIFSSLMTLTPKLLGGYSGTIVSNIGYPNFFLMTTLIGIPILILVVWVAKLLRDHENRTTQQTGE